A portion of the Pseudomonas koreensis genome contains these proteins:
- a CDS encoding AAA family ATPase gives MISFPICEQLDIMGYGLYPGESGNHELKIDFRPGLTLILGANGLGKTTLITLLFRMLTGPADLRLRGGEAMGTSSLDAIDIASEKRREFAQRVRDGADSASATLTFSLGSSTIKVTRALRNLQIQALSIDGAELTSDESTYISEVCLRAGVYAFGDFLLLLRQLIFYFEDRRSLVWDTIAQRQILRTLFLVPEEAKQWSLLERIALKLDSELRNIQAVMTREERRTDNTVKRLVNVSEIRIQLETAEKIIRNDVLRQEFLGLRAAELDSVLTGHRLSKLRAEQTADGAKRNVERAQLSVIERAFPSIDESMRYIFAQLVSDGICRACGQKSHSAVDRMYKNLENRLCAICDHPLPDGNVVSAAELSTKRIEVARDEARNAYQHLLSVERVYKETNAEYSGVQLELAELSNRIDQQYQKIRSLTKQLPPEEASIREAQNSVESLRSRVEALRAQLAEAQTNFSEFVGIRTRRMHNIAEELKSAFSKYAEGFLLEKISLSWSPVQQKVGQFRDNPFIEFPAFGLDITGSDFPEPVRRDGPEQVSESQREFIDLAFRMALIEVSAANSDGTLVIDAPESSLDAVFVKRAAEVLGRFATAGSNNRLVVTSNILSGDLLPELIRASSDDNHTAYIVDLFELGVPTAAIKELHEEYAHFRSSLYQQIELRKITGVADQ, from the coding sequence ATGATTTCATTTCCGATTTGCGAGCAGCTCGACATCATGGGGTACGGGCTTTACCCCGGCGAGTCTGGCAATCATGAGTTAAAGATTGATTTCCGACCTGGCCTCACGTTAATTTTGGGTGCAAACGGTCTCGGGAAAACGACCTTAATTACATTACTCTTTCGCATGTTAACTGGCCCTGCCGACCTGAGACTTAGAGGCGGTGAAGCTATGGGGACTTCATCACTTGACGCCATAGATATAGCCTCTGAAAAGCGTCGCGAATTTGCCCAAAGGGTAAGAGATGGCGCTGACTCAGCAAGTGCGACACTAACTTTTAGTCTTGGCTCGTCCACCATAAAAGTCACCCGCGCCCTCCGAAACCTTCAGATCCAAGCTCTTTCAATAGATGGCGCCGAATTAACATCTGATGAGAGCACTTACATTTCTGAAGTGTGCTTGAGGGCTGGCGTCTATGCTTTCGGTGACTTTCTGCTGTTACTTCGCCAACTGATCTTTTACTTTGAGGATCGACGCTCGCTGGTGTGGGATACTATCGCTCAACGCCAGATACTAAGAACTCTTTTTTTAGTTCCAGAAGAAGCCAAGCAATGGTCTCTGCTGGAAAGAATCGCATTAAAACTGGACAGTGAACTACGAAACATCCAAGCCGTAATGACGCGAGAGGAACGAAGGACTGACAACACTGTTAAGCGCCTAGTCAACGTCTCAGAAATTCGAATACAGCTGGAGACCGCTGAAAAAATTATTCGAAATGACGTTTTAAGGCAAGAATTTCTAGGATTGCGGGCTGCGGAATTAGACTCAGTTCTTACAGGTCATCGGCTCAGCAAACTAAGAGCCGAACAGACAGCCGACGGCGCAAAACGCAATGTAGAAAGAGCACAACTATCTGTAATAGAGCGAGCATTTCCGTCTATCGATGAAAGCATGCGCTATATTTTCGCTCAGCTTGTAAGCGATGGTATATGCCGCGCTTGTGGTCAGAAATCACACTCCGCCGTAGACAGAATGTACAAAAATCTCGAAAACAGGCTGTGTGCAATCTGCGATCATCCTCTACCCGACGGTAATGTTGTCTCAGCGGCTGAACTCTCTACCAAACGCATCGAAGTTGCTCGAGATGAAGCTAGAAACGCTTATCAGCACCTTCTATCTGTAGAACGCGTATACAAAGAAACTAATGCGGAGTATTCAGGGGTTCAACTAGAACTAGCCGAGCTCAGTAACCGTATAGATCAACAATATCAAAAAATAAGATCTTTGACTAAGCAGCTCCCACCCGAGGAAGCGTCAATTCGAGAAGCTCAGAATAGCGTCGAATCTCTGCGATCTCGGGTAGAGGCACTCCGCGCGCAGTTAGCGGAAGCACAAACCAACTTCTCCGAGTTCGTAGGCATCCGAACTCGCAGAATGCATAACATTGCAGAAGAGCTAAAATCCGCCTTTAGCAAATACGCGGAAGGTTTTTTACTCGAAAAAATATCTCTCAGCTGGTCTCCAGTACAACAGAAAGTTGGTCAGTTTCGTGACAATCCGTTCATCGAGTTTCCAGCATTTGGTTTAGATATTACCGGAAGTGACTTTCCGGAACCTGTAAGGCGGGATGGCCCCGAGCAAGTAAGCGAAAGCCAACGAGAATTTATCGATTTAGCATTTAGAATGGCACTGATTGAGGTGTCAGCGGCTAACAGCGATGGAACACTTGTAATTGATGCACCAGAATCGTCACTAGATGCCGTTTTTGTTAAAAGGGCAGCAGAAGTACTAGGTCGATTCGCAACTGCTGGTAGTAATAACAGGTTGGTAGTGACATCCAATATTCTCTCAGGCGACTTACTCCCAGAATTAATTAGAGCCTCTAGTGACGACAATCATACGGCGTACATCGTGGACCTATTTGAACTTGGAGTGCCCACTGCCGCCATTAAGGAGCTTCACGAAGAATATGCCCACTTCAGAAGCAGCCTTTACCAGCAGATAGAGCTGCGAAAGATTACTGGAGTTGCAGATCAATGA
- a CDS encoding ParA family protein → MAKQISIFNNKGGVGKSTICWNLGHALGELGKKVLLVDFDPQCNLSIAMLGEERFAETLGTKTSPYGSTIRSFLQHFLQNTGGEELFLHKGEFTNENVDLVAGDFWLNIYADSLNVGNDLLMGSGLSRYVVLKRIIAAAEKINGANYDYVIVDLPPSFGALVRAAFYSSDYYIVPCTSDNFSVYCVGLIGQMVPAFVADWNMGLQRFKTTNAHLNTFDDLGQPVFAGWIFNGFDTARKRRTSAEILAGAELGEKEMLQADETMHEHIVAAVDRDLVVVLKDGIKTYQPVANGLPTNYRIGDIEDANVLIQNSLWLHVPLADLDNHEQVVTLRDRRKWADNQLEQIELFKVKFTEAAEHLIRVCV, encoded by the coding sequence ATGGCAAAGCAAATATCAATATTCAACAACAAAGGTGGGGTAGGAAAGTCTACCATTTGTTGGAATTTGGGACATGCCTTGGGGGAACTTGGTAAAAAAGTTCTTCTAGTTGATTTTGATCCGCAATGTAATCTTTCCATCGCTATGTTGGGTGAGGAAAGGTTTGCGGAAACATTGGGCACCAAGACATCACCATACGGATCTACGATACGTTCTTTTCTTCAGCATTTTCTTCAAAATACTGGTGGTGAAGAGTTATTTTTGCATAAGGGTGAGTTCACGAATGAAAACGTAGATCTTGTTGCTGGGGACTTTTGGCTCAATATCTATGCTGACTCTTTAAATGTTGGTAACGACCTGCTGATGGGGAGTGGGCTTTCGAGGTATGTCGTTTTAAAGCGGATAATTGCTGCGGCCGAGAAGATTAATGGTGCAAACTATGATTACGTTATAGTTGATTTGCCGCCATCATTTGGTGCTCTAGTTAGAGCCGCATTTTACTCATCAGACTACTACATTGTTCCGTGTACATCTGATAACTTTAGTGTTTATTGTGTGGGGCTGATAGGGCAGATGGTGCCAGCGTTTGTGGCTGACTGGAATATGGGGTTGCAACGCTTCAAAACGACTAACGCGCACCTCAATACATTTGACGATTTAGGCCAGCCTGTTTTTGCAGGCTGGATATTTAACGGCTTTGATACGGCACGTAAAAGACGAACAAGTGCTGAAATTTTAGCTGGTGCTGAGCTTGGTGAAAAAGAAATGTTGCAAGCTGATGAAACTATGCATGAGCATATAGTTGCCGCAGTGGATCGAGATTTGGTAGTTGTTCTTAAGGATGGAATAAAAACATATCAGCCTGTTGCTAATGGTCTTCCAACTAACTACAGAATTGGTGATATTGAAGATGCAAACGTTCTAATTCAAAACAGTCTGTGGTTGCACGTTCCGCTGGCTGATCTAGATAATCATGAGCAAGTGGTTACATTGCGAGATCGTCGGAAGTGGGCTGATAATCAGCTAGAGCAAATTGAGCTATTTAAAGTAAAGTTTACCGAGGCGGCTGAGCATTTAATACGTGTTTGTGTTTGA
- a CDS encoding bifunctional diguanylate cyclase/phosphodiesterase: MPRLAPVLFLLSLMICTATADALTLTDEERSWLAAHPDLRLGVDASWPPFEFRDDQNRYQGLAADYIDVIRQRLAIKLTPIEPVSWTVVLEQVKKGKIDLLPGIMSTPERQNYLSFTRPYLDFPIVILAHVGGAQPRKLDDLYGLKIAVVDNYAPHELLRTHHPDLNLVAMPNVSSALQALATDEVDAVVGDLASSVWSLRQLKLDGLYVSGETPYRYQLAMAVPRDNKVLVGILDKVLADMTPAEISSIQEHWVGNVLDHRSFWSDLLVYGLPGLLLLITVLAVVIRINRRLSSEITRRIDLEQELRSSEYHYRGLVESLSAIAWEARMSDFTYSYVSPHAEDLLGYPQSHWLIPGFWHNIIHPADLTRTQNYCKEALRQGRDHIVDYRVITADGRCLWVRDIVSLIEHGHEPVMRGLMIDISEIKRTEEALRLSEQKFASVFEQCPDILVIARSSDGCLLEVNEAFEEQIGLRAEDVIGQTATHLNIWGIPGVGPGLLQRLQAGSIRNLEMPFRRNNGQVFTGLISAEPFDLDTTPALVVVVRDISQLKETQQQLQTSEEKFAKAFHASPDGLLLSRQSDGLLLEVNEGFSRITGFNSAMSVDRSTLDLGIWVNLNERKQMLDLLQRDGFVRDFTCHIRRSDGQIRLCEVSSRPLPIGDEDCMLTIARDITERHLMQEKLQQAATVFESTAEGVLITDTQQHISAVNRAFTEITGYSESEALGHTPRLLASGLHDSAFYAAMWHQLTDEGHWQGEISNRRKNGELYPSWLTISAVRNRDKFITHFVAVFADISSLKHAQAKLDYQAHHDPLTGLPNRTLFESRLHTALTSQQENGGQGAVLFLDLDRFKHINDSLGHPVGDLLLKGIAVRLKEQLRDIDTVARLGGDEFIILLPGLQQASDADNIATKLLNCFGAPFQAGEHEFFISASIGTSLYPRDGCDVATLVKNADAAMYRSKAKGRNRVESYTRDLTAQASERIALEHELRRAIERNELFLYYQPKISLVDHSLVGAEALIRWRHPTFGEVPPEHFIPLAEENGMILQIGDWVLETACRQMFEWNQIHEPLGPLSVNLAGAQLRQPNLLARIEQLLKDNRLRPDLLQLEITENFIMSQAEEALAVLHQLKHLGVQLAIDDFGTGYSSLSYLKRLPLDILKIDQSFVRGLPDDPHDAAIVRAIIALGRSMQFTVIAEGVETQAQQQFLTAEGCEQIQGYIVSLPLPPDEFAATFLHVTVSDFSDSTAAKPSL; encoded by the coding sequence ATGCCCAGACTGGCGCCGGTGCTTTTTCTGCTGTCATTGATGATCTGCACCGCCACGGCTGACGCGCTGACTCTGACCGATGAAGAACGCAGCTGGCTGGCGGCTCACCCTGACTTGCGCCTGGGTGTCGATGCGTCGTGGCCGCCCTTCGAATTTCGCGACGACCAGAACCGTTATCAGGGTCTGGCTGCCGACTATATCGACGTGATCCGTCAACGTCTGGCGATCAAGCTGACGCCCATCGAACCGGTGAGCTGGACGGTGGTGCTGGAGCAGGTCAAGAAGGGCAAGATCGATTTGCTACCGGGGATCATGTCTACGCCGGAACGCCAGAACTATCTGTCATTCACCCGGCCGTACCTCGACTTTCCGATCGTCATCCTCGCCCATGTCGGCGGCGCCCAGCCGCGCAAACTCGATGACCTGTACGGGCTGAAAATCGCCGTGGTGGACAACTACGCCCCCCACGAACTACTACGCACTCACCACCCCGACCTGAATCTGGTCGCCATGCCCAACGTCAGTTCGGCGCTGCAAGCCCTGGCGACTGATGAAGTGGACGCGGTGGTCGGTGACCTGGCTTCCAGCGTCTGGAGCCTGCGCCAGCTCAAACTCGACGGCCTCTACGTCAGTGGCGAAACCCCGTACCGCTATCAACTGGCGATGGCCGTGCCCCGCGACAACAAGGTACTGGTGGGGATTCTCGACAAGGTCCTCGCCGACATGACGCCGGCGGAAATCAGCAGCATCCAGGAGCATTGGGTCGGCAATGTGCTCGACCATCGCTCGTTCTGGTCAGACCTGCTGGTGTATGGCCTGCCCGGTCTGTTACTGCTGATCACCGTCCTCGCCGTGGTGATTCGCATCAACCGCCGCCTGAGTTCGGAAATCACTCGGCGTATCGATCTCGAACAGGAATTGCGCAGCAGCGAATATCACTATCGCGGCCTGGTGGAAAGCCTGTCGGCCATTGCCTGGGAAGCGCGGATGAGCGACTTCACCTACAGCTATGTTTCGCCTCACGCTGAAGACTTGCTCGGCTATCCACAGTCCCATTGGCTGATTCCGGGCTTCTGGCACAACATCATTCACCCCGCCGACCTGACCCGCACGCAGAACTATTGCAAGGAAGCGCTGCGACAGGGCCGCGATCACATCGTTGACTATCGCGTCATCACCGCCGACGGCCGCTGCCTGTGGGTGCGCGACATTGTCAGTCTGATCGAGCATGGCCACGAACCGGTGATGCGCGGGTTGATGATCGACATCAGCGAAATCAAGCGCACCGAAGAAGCACTGCGCCTGTCGGAGCAGAAGTTCGCCTCGGTGTTCGAGCAATGTCCCGACATTCTGGTGATCGCGCGCTCGTCCGACGGCTGCTTGCTGGAGGTCAACGAAGCTTTCGAAGAGCAGATCGGCCTGCGGGCCGAGGACGTGATCGGCCAAACCGCCACCCACCTCAATATCTGGGGCATTCCCGGCGTCGGCCCGGGCCTGTTGCAGCGCTTGCAGGCCGGCAGCATTCGTAATCTGGAGATGCCCTTTCGCCGCAACAACGGCCAGGTATTCACCGGGCTGATTTCCGCCGAACCCTTCGACTTGGACACCACCCCGGCGCTGGTGGTCGTGGTGCGCGACATCAGCCAGCTCAAGGAAACCCAACAGCAACTGCAGACCTCAGAAGAGAAGTTTGCCAAAGCCTTTCATGCGTCGCCGGACGGTCTTCTGCTGTCGCGCCAGAGCGACGGCCTGTTGCTGGAGGTCAACGAAGGCTTCAGCCGCATCACCGGTTTCAACAGCGCGATGTCGGTGGATCGCTCGACTCTGGATCTGGGCATCTGGGTCAACCTCAACGAACGCAAACAGATGCTCGACCTGCTGCAACGCGACGGTTTTGTCCGCGACTTCACCTGTCACATCCGTCGCAGCGACGGACAGATCCGCCTGTGCGAGGTCTCCAGTCGCCCGCTGCCGATCGGCGACGAGGACTGCATGCTGACCATCGCCCGAGACATCACCGAACGCCATCTCATGCAGGAAAAACTGCAACAGGCCGCGACCGTTTTCGAGAGCACCGCCGAAGGTGTATTGATCACTGACACCCAGCAACACATCAGCGCGGTCAATCGCGCTTTCACTGAAATCACCGGCTACAGCGAAAGCGAAGCGCTGGGCCACACACCACGGCTGCTGGCGTCAGGGCTGCACGACAGCGCTTTCTACGCGGCGATGTGGCATCAGTTGACCGACGAAGGTCACTGGCAGGGCGAGATTTCCAACCGGCGCAAGAACGGCGAGTTGTACCCGAGCTGGCTGACCATCAGCGCCGTGCGCAATCGCGATAAGTTCATCACCCACTTTGTCGCGGTGTTTGCCGATATTTCCAGCCTCAAACATGCACAGGCCAAGCTTGATTACCAAGCTCACCACGACCCGCTCACCGGCCTGCCCAATCGCACACTGTTCGAAAGCCGACTGCATACGGCCCTGACCAGCCAGCAGGAAAATGGCGGCCAAGGCGCGGTGCTGTTTCTCGATCTCGACCGCTTCAAGCACATCAACGACAGTCTCGGTCACCCGGTCGGCGACCTATTGCTCAAGGGCATCGCCGTTCGTTTGAAGGAACAGTTACGAGATATCGACACCGTCGCGCGATTGGGCGGTGACGAATTCATCATCCTGCTGCCGGGCTTGCAGCAAGCCAGCGACGCCGACAACATCGCGACGAAACTGCTCAACTGCTTCGGCGCGCCGTTCCAGGCCGGCGAACACGAGTTCTTTATCAGCGCCAGCATCGGCACCAGCCTCTATCCACGCGACGGGTGCGACGTGGCCACGCTGGTGAAAAACGCCGACGCGGCGATGTACCGATCTAAAGCCAAAGGACGCAACCGCGTTGAAAGCTACACCCGTGACCTCACCGCCCAGGCCAGCGAACGCATAGCACTGGAACACGAATTGCGCCGCGCCATCGAGCGCAACGAACTCTTTCTCTACTACCAACCGAAAATCAGCCTTGTCGACCACAGTCTGGTGGGCGCTGAAGCATTGATCCGCTGGCGCCATCCGACCTTTGGCGAAGTGCCGCCAGAGCACTTCATTCCGCTAGCTGAAGAGAATGGCATGATCCTGCAAATCGGCGACTGGGTTCTCGAGACCGCCTGCAGGCAGATGTTCGAGTGGAATCAGATCCACGAACCGCTCGGTCCGCTCTCGGTTAATCTTGCCGGCGCGCAACTGCGCCAACCGAACCTGCTCGCGCGCATCGAGCAACTGCTCAAGGACAACCGCCTCAGGCCGGATTTACTGCAACTGGAAATTACCGAGAATTTCATCATGAGTCAGGCCGAAGAGGCGCTGGCGGTGCTGCACCAGCTCAAACACCTCGGCGTACAGCTGGCGATCGACGACTTCGGCACCGGCTACTCCTCGCTCAGCTATCTCAAACGCCTGCCGTTGGACATTCTCAAGATCGATCAGTCTTTCGTCCGCGGACTGCCCGACGATCCCCACGACGCGGCGATCGTGCGCGCCATCATCGCGCTCGGCCGCAGCATGCAATTCACGGTGATCGCCGAAGGCGTGGAAACCCAGGCGCAACAACAATTCCTCACCGCTGAGGGCTGTGAACAGATCCAGGGCTACATCGTCAGCCTGCCACTGCCACCGGACGAATTCGCCGCGACGTTTCTGCATGTGACCGTATCGGATTTTTCGGATAGCACAGCCGCGAAACCGTCGCTATAA
- a CDS encoding antitoxin VbhA family protein encodes MTSGDQETAQHQSNIEISAGVDHPKVSQLSEAERNKRREAVAFANASANLSAFEITDGMKRLGERYISGETNLEESVATSRKENA; translated from the coding sequence ATGACTTCAGGCGACCAAGAAACCGCGCAACATCAAAGCAACATTGAGATTTCAGCCGGAGTTGACCACCCCAAGGTATCCCAACTCTCGGAGGCTGAGCGGAATAAGCGAAGGGAGGCCGTCGCCTTTGCCAATGCCTCAGCAAACCTGTCTGCATTTGAAATCACAGACGGTATGAAGCGCCTCGGCGAGCGTTACATCAGCGGTGAGACTAATCTGGAGGAATCTGTAGCCACCTCTCGGAAAGAAAACGCCTAG
- the mobC gene encoding plasmid mobilization relaxosome protein MobC, producing MGFVGQLRAIGRNLNQIAKKLNDGSGQGLSTRGIKQLSDYIHSHTEVVSELQDASLSRWKIT from the coding sequence TTGGGATTCGTCGGACAGCTTCGAGCCATTGGGAGAAACCTGAATCAAATAGCCAAAAAACTGAATGATGGCAGCGGCCAGGGACTTTCTACGAGGGGAATAAAGCAGCTTTCCGATTATATCCACAGCCACACCGAAGTTGTTTCTGAGCTCCAAGACGCTAGCTTGAGCCGATGGAAAATTACCTAA